One part of the Bacteroidia bacterium genome encodes these proteins:
- a CDS encoding nucleotidyltransferase family protein gives MKISAIILAAGSSSRLGRAKQLLKYKNKSFIQQLIDKLEKAGISKPITVLGARFEKISQHIKDTQINTRIVENPKWKEGMSSSLIAGINSLEKEVDGVLICLSDQPLIPLSHYQQLLDSFKENQKLITSLYQKSVGVPAVIPQIYFQEILQLEGKAGAKYILKKYQKESILIPCEEAGWDVDTDEDYRRIVDAN, from the coding sequence ATGAAAATATCGGCGATCATATTGGCAGCAGGCAGTTCTAGCAGATTGGGAAGAGCCAAGCAATTGCTAAAATACAAGAATAAGTCTTTTATTCAGCAACTTATAGATAAACTTGAAAAAGCGGGAATTTCCAAGCCCATAACCGTATTGGGGGCAAGATTCGAAAAAATATCCCAGCATATCAAGGATACGCAAATCAACACCCGAATCGTAGAGAACCCCAAATGGAAAGAAGGAATGTCAAGCAGTTTGATTGCAGGAATAAATTCTCTGGAAAAAGAGGTTGATGGAGTCCTGATCTGCCTGAGTGATCAACCCCTGATTCCCCTGTCTCATTACCAGCAACTCCTTGATTCATTCAAGGAGAATCAAAAGTTAATCACAAGCCTATATCAAAAGTCCGTAGGCGTCCCTGCAGTGATACCCCAAATTTATTTTCAGGAGATTTTGCAACTGGAAGGAAAAGCAGGCGCAAAATATATCTTAAAGAAATACCAAAAAGAAAGTATCCTCATCCCTTGTGAAGAAGCTGGATGGGACGTCGATACGGATGAAGATTATCGACGAATCGTGGATGCGAATTAA
- a CDS encoding PKD domain-containing protein, protein MKKITLIFSLLFVILNVQGQKLWKGGQIDYTPQNFKQTTSTAELNSLKGNIKNIDRSLNIEKTIDCSTDTSLFPLFKATSLGLDGISNATNRFATALQRYSIPQGGSAVVNGFDFYAFFVFDSTNASQISTTVNANIYASNDGGAPNYTNPLATVTVTVDTAGTNDPSGSIALADTRYTAVFPTPVAVTDTFYIEIEVTNNDLIGLFRNNLTENNIAGDGRGFEDGWVVFVTAQGAVLTPATNITANNGAVVWDVDYLLHPYIEYSISPAFELNDASCLAHGEAAIFDNQSSIMTGNPYYNVFAADALINGAPDSTWLWIQNNVDQNSPTTWGTRDYVTVYNSPLTEAFPRLEVFELGYSRLCQDSAVNRYDSGPLSSADFSFSVDTNQTVMFTNNSTGTTFEWDFGDGNTSTDVVPTHTYADGGTYMVQLVASQNNGPCSDTLVQEVNVATTNIQDDLLNAQVIVFPNPSNGVFLLDINLDSPEEVRIEVRNMIGQTVFESPARNMQAGEIQLNLEGHQSGIYLMTLWANDRQITRKLSLNK, encoded by the coding sequence ATGAAAAAAATTACTCTTATTTTTTCTTTATTGTTTGTTATACTAAATGTCCAGGGACAGAAACTCTGGAAGGGGGGACAAATTGATTATACACCTCAAAACTTTAAGCAAACTACTTCTACAGCTGAGTTAAATTCTCTTAAAGGCAATATCAAGAATATAGATAGAAGTCTGAATATTGAGAAAACAATAGACTGTAGTACGGATACTTCTTTATTCCCATTATTTAAGGCTACAAGTCTTGGACTGGATGGAATTAGCAATGCTACTAATAGATTTGCAACTGCTTTGCAGAGATATTCTATCCCGCAAGGGGGATCAGCGGTAGTTAATGGATTTGATTTCTATGCATTTTTTGTTTTCGATTCAACGAATGCGTCTCAAATTTCAACTACAGTAAATGCTAATATCTATGCCTCTAATGATGGAGGGGCTCCCAACTATACCAATCCCTTGGCGACTGTTACGGTAACGGTAGATACTGCGGGAACCAATGACCCAAGTGGAAGCATTGCCTTGGCTGATACAAGGTATACAGCTGTTTTCCCAACTCCAGTTGCGGTTACCGACACCTTCTACATTGAAATTGAAGTTACTAACAATGACTTGATAGGACTTTTTAGAAATAATCTAACCGAAAACAATATTGCCGGTGATGGCCGTGGCTTTGAAGATGGCTGGGTAGTATTTGTTACTGCACAAGGAGCTGTACTAACTCCGGCAACCAATATTACTGCTAATAATGGAGCAGTTGTTTGGGATGTAGATTACCTATTGCACCCTTATATAGAATATAGCATCAGTCCTGCTTTCGAGCTCAATGATGCATCTTGTCTCGCACATGGAGAAGCGGCTATTTTTGATAACCAAAGCTCCATTATGACAGGCAATCCCTACTACAATGTTTTCGCTGCAGATGCGCTGATAAATGGTGCTCCTGATTCGACCTGGTTGTGGATTCAGAACAATGTCGATCAAAATAGCCCAACCACCTGGGGTACCCGGGATTATGTGACTGTTTATAACTCCCCACTTACCGAAGCTTTTCCAAGATTAGAGGTTTTTGAGCTGGGATATAGCCGACTATGTCAGGATAGTGCAGTGAACAGGTATGATTCCGGTCCTTTGTCATCAGCAGACTTCTCATTTTCGGTTGATACAAACCAAACGGTCATGTTTACCAATAATTCTACCGGTACTACTTTTGAATGGGATTTTGGGGATGGAAATACCTCAACAGATGTAGTTCCAACACATACCTATGCGGACGGTGGTACTTACATGGTACAACTGGTTGCCAGCCAAAACAATGGTCCTTGTTCTGATACTTTGGTACAAGAAGTAAACGTTGCTACGACTAATATTCAGGACGATCTTCTAAACGCACAGGTAATTGTATTCCCGAATCCTAGTAATGGAGTATTCTTATTGGATATAAACCTGGATAGCCCTGAAGAAGTAAGGATTGAAGTTCGTAATATGATCGGACAAACCGTTTTCGAATCTCCGGCCAGAAATATGCAGGCTGGTGAAATTCAGTTAAATCTGGAAGGACATCAAAGCGGTATTTATCTTATGACCCTTTGGGCCAATGACAGACAGATTACGCGAAAACTTTCCTTGAATAAATAG
- a CDS encoding ABC transporter ATP-binding protein, which yields MNIIETRDLHKVYEGVVPVHAVNGVDLQISEGEFTAIVGPSGSGKTTLLNIIGGLDQPSSGNILVDAIDISSLSQNQMIDFRLQNIGFVFQAYNLIPVLTAKENVEFVMLMQKRSKAEREQRTEELLHAVGLGDKINTRPNQLSGGQQQRVAVARALASKPKFVLADEPTANLDSQSTTQLLDIMAELNEKENITFVFSTHDQRVIDRAKRVVTLEDGKIVSDEHKN from the coding sequence ATGAATATTATAGAAACCCGCGATCTACATAAAGTATATGAAGGAGTAGTTCCTGTTCATGCGGTCAATGGAGTTGACCTTCAGATATCAGAAGGAGAATTCACTGCCATTGTTGGGCCTTCCGGTTCTGGAAAAACAACCCTACTCAACATCATCGGCGGTCTGGATCAACCCAGTTCTGGAAATATCCTTGTTGATGCAATTGACATATCCTCTCTGAGTCAAAATCAAATGATTGACTTTCGTCTTCAAAATATCGGTTTTGTATTCCAGGCCTATAATTTGATCCCCGTTTTGACAGCCAAAGAGAATGTCGAGTTCGTAATGCTCATGCAGAAAAGATCTAAAGCTGAACGAGAGCAAAGAACAGAGGAATTACTACATGCCGTTGGACTGGGAGATAAAATCAATACCCGTCCGAACCAGCTTTCAGGGGGGCAACAGCAAAGGGTAGCAGTTGCACGCGCTTTGGCATCCAAACCTAAATTTGTCCTGGCAGATGAACCAACCGCTAACCTGGATTCTCAGTCGACCACCCAATTGCTGGATATCATGGCAGAGTTAAATGAGAAAGAAAACATCACCTTCGTATTCTCAACCCATGATCAGCGGGTAATCGATAGAGCCAAAAGAGTCGTAACGCTCGAAGACGGAAAAATCGTTTCTGATGAACACAAAAACTAG
- a CDS encoding FtsX-like permease family protein, producing the protein MIPLIAWRNVWRNPLRSGIVGLAIAIGLVSGVFMVSLQFGILESRTRDIIQTQISHIQLHHPQYEKGGETKFIMENGPQVFEALAKEPYVKSISGRILIPAMLESSKGNFGVELIGINPEEEAELTLLKERMVAGDYFKEGRSVGIVVGRKLAEKIGVKITDENGEDSYNFRRRLVFRFQTASNEISSLRVKVVGVYKTANSLLEEAQVFIRKQDVDHILEIPGEIHEIALITDDRKEFIEDKLSKVNALPAIAGNEGVKVETWSDIAPDIQFFAETIAASSRIVMFIILLALAFGIINTMLMAVLERTRELGMLMSVGMNKLKIFSMIMLETVFLTFVGAPVGLLTGWGLITYFGEKGIDMGVFTEGSEQFGFSSIVYPELPTSSYQEIIIMVILTALLSAIYPAYKALQLNPSEAVRAI; encoded by the coding sequence ATGATACCATTAATAGCCTGGAGGAATGTTTGGAGAAATCCGCTCAGAAGCGGCATCGTAGGCTTAGCGATTGCTATTGGCCTGGTGTCTGGCGTTTTCATGGTTTCCCTCCAATTCGGGATACTAGAAAGCCGTACGCGCGACATCATCCAAACTCAAATCTCTCATATACAACTTCACCACCCACAATACGAAAAAGGAGGTGAAACCAAATTTATAATGGAAAACGGGCCTCAGGTTTTTGAGGCACTTGCGAAAGAACCCTATGTTAAATCAATCAGTGGCAGGATTCTTATCCCTGCAATGCTGGAAAGTAGCAAAGGCAACTTTGGCGTAGAATTGATCGGTATAAATCCAGAAGAAGAAGCTGAACTAACCTTACTTAAAGAGCGAATGGTCGCTGGAGATTATTTTAAGGAAGGAAGGTCAGTCGGAATAGTTGTCGGACGAAAACTGGCAGAGAAGATTGGGGTAAAAATAACAGATGAAAATGGAGAAGACAGTTACAATTTCAGACGAAGGCTTGTATTTCGCTTTCAAACTGCCAGCAATGAAATTTCATCCTTAAGAGTAAAGGTTGTCGGGGTTTATAAAACTGCCAATTCTTTATTGGAAGAAGCTCAGGTTTTTATCCGTAAACAGGATGTGGATCATATTCTGGAGATACCGGGAGAAATCCATGAAATTGCCCTGATTACTGATGATAGAAAGGAATTCATAGAGGACAAGTTGAGCAAGGTGAATGCTTTGCCTGCAATAGCCGGTAATGAGGGGGTAAAAGTCGAGACCTGGAGCGACATTGCACCTGACATCCAATTCTTTGCAGAAACCATAGCTGCAAGTAGCCGCATAGTCATGTTTATCATTTTATTGGCTTTGGCATTTGGCATTATAAATACAATGCTTATGGCTGTTTTGGAAAGGACCCGTGAACTAGGTATGCTCATGTCAGTGGGGATGAATAAGTTGAAAATTTTCTCCATGATCATGCTGGAAACGGTCTTCCTGACTTTCGTTGGTGCTCCGGTAGGTTTACTTACCGGCTGGGGACTGATTACCTATTTTGGCGAAAAAGGGATTGATATGGGAGTCTTTACAGAAGGTTCCGAGCAATTTGGATTCAGTAGTATAGTTTATCCTGAACTACCGACCAGCTCCTATCAGGAAATCATCATTATGGTGATCCTTACCGCTTTGCTTTCAGCCATCTATCCGGCTTACAAAGCCCTTCAACTCAATCCATCCGAAGCAGTTCGGGCCATTTAA
- a CDS encoding FtsX-like permease family protein has translation MLLKLAWRNLWRNKRRTLITTASIFVAVILSTFMRSLQEGSYNEMIKNAVSFYSGYIQIHQNGYWDEQKLDNSFEDIELIKTALSEEQRVTVATPRIESALLISSGEKTHIAQIVGTEPEQEDQLTNLAEKVVEGRYLTSDDRGLMIAQGIAEKLKVGVGDSLILLGQGYHGVSANEIYPIIGIVKYASPLLNKRIMFLPLKEAQEMFVAHERLTSYAINVENPKQSESVAQALKAELDSEAYEVMPWTELSPDLIKMIEGDRAGGYLFMAILYVIIGFGIFGTALMMINERQYEFGVMTAIGMKKGKLAQLLTLEMVIMAILGVIAGFVAAIPIITYFQINPITFEGEAAKAYEAFNIAPIIPTALDMGVIASQALVVLIITLLISIYPILQLLRLDPIKAMRT, from the coding sequence ATGTTATTAAAATTGGCATGGCGTAATCTTTGGCGAAATAAAAGGCGCACATTGATTACCACAGCCTCCATATTTGTAGCGGTAATCTTGTCTACCTTCATGCGCTCTCTACAAGAAGGGAGTTACAATGAGATGATCAAGAATGCCGTGAGTTTTTATTCCGGTTATATCCAGATTCATCAAAATGGATACTGGGATGAACAAAAACTGGACAATAGCTTCGAAGACATTGAGTTGATCAAGACCGCACTCTCCGAAGAACAGCGAGTTACGGTTGCTACTCCCCGTATTGAATCTGCCTTGTTAATTTCCTCGGGAGAAAAGACTCACATCGCCCAAATAGTTGGGACGGAACCGGAACAAGAGGATCAATTAACTAATCTTGCAGAGAAAGTTGTAGAAGGAAGATACCTGACTTCTGATGATCGGGGCTTAATGATCGCCCAGGGAATTGCAGAGAAGTTGAAAGTGGGTGTAGGTGATAGTCTGATTCTTCTGGGACAGGGATATCATGGGGTTTCTGCTAATGAAATCTATCCTATTATTGGGATTGTTAAATACGCCAGCCCTTTGCTCAACAAGCGGATCATGTTTCTTCCTCTTAAAGAGGCCCAAGAAATGTTTGTCGCACATGAGCGCCTGACTTCCTATGCGATCAATGTTGAGAATCCCAAGCAATCTGAAAGTGTCGCTCAGGCATTGAAGGCAGAATTGGATAGCGAAGCATATGAAGTTATGCCCTGGACAGAACTAAGTCCTGATCTCATCAAGATGATTGAAGGAGACAGGGCAGGTGGATATTTATTCATGGCCATCCTTTATGTGATTATCGGATTCGGGATATTTGGTACAGCGCTAATGATGATCAATGAGCGTCAGTATGAATTTGGGGTAATGACAGCAATAGGCATGAAAAAAGGGAAGTTAGCCCAATTGCTGACCCTGGAGATGGTTATCATGGCTATCCTGGGAGTAATCGCCGGATTTGTAGCGGCGATACCTATTATTACCTATTTCCAAATCAATCCCATCACCTTTGAAGGAGAAGCAGCCAAAGCTTATGAAGCATTTAACATCGCTCCCATCATTCCAACAGCTTTGGATATGGGCGTTATTGCCTCTCAGGCTCTGGTGGTTTTAATCATTACTCTCCTCATTAGCATTTACCCTATTCTTCAATTACTTCGTCTGGATCCTATTAAAGCCATGCGAACCTAA